The DNA window CGGTGGCGGCGAAGTACACGTCCAGCGGCGGGCGCCGACCGCTCGCTTTGATCTCCTTCATGGCCACGAACAGGGACACCAGGGCGGCCTTGTCGTCCAGGGCGCGCCCGGCGACGTACTTGTCGCGCAGGTACAGCGGCTGCTTGCGCAGGCGCGAGATGCACCCCAGGCTCCCCACCCCGACGCCTCGCTCAGCCAGCTCCTGCTTGCTGAGCTTGCAGTCCAGATAGCATGTCTCCCAGTCCAGAGGCTTCTCGTGCTTCGCCTTGTGGATCCGCGGGGAGAGATGGCTGCTGTGGGTGCTGCCCACCGATAGAATGCCGGTGAGCCACTCGTCGCCCAGGACATCATACGGGCCCTCGCCACAGCGCCAGGGCACGGTGCCCCCCAGCGGCTCAAACCAGATCTTCCCGTCGTCGTCTATCTTGCGCACCATCGTCGAGACTTCGTCCTTGTGCGCCATGAGCAGCGTGGCGTCGGCGGACGACTCGCCGGCGATCTTGCCGATGATGTTGCTGTGTGCGTCCTGCCAGACTTCGTCGCAGTACTCGCCGAAGCGCCGCAAGGCGATGGCCTCGACCTCCTCCTCCCGCCCACAGGGGGAGTGCGTCACCAGGATCTCGTCGAGAAGTGCTCGGGTCAAGTCGTTCATCTGTGCTATTCGCTTTCCGCTGCGAGGTGATTCAGGGCCTCACGGACGCCCTTGAGAACCTGGTCTTCGGGCATGACGGCAACCGGCTGCAGGCCCTGCTCCGCCGCCCACGCCCCCACGATCTCCTGCCCCAGGAAGTACCCCATCTCCCGATAGCCCTCGATGCTCAGCTCCGGATAGCTGCCGAAGAAGCCCGCAAGAGATTCGCCGGCGTCCACCCGCCGCAGGAACTCGTGCGCCAGCATGGCGCGGTGTTCGCGGCCCCACTGCAGCCAGTTGGGCTGGTACGATGCCAGGTGGTAGACCTCACCGCCCTGGATCAGCCCCTCGCACACCTGCGCGAAGCCCTCATCGTAGACATCCCAGAAGGGCCCGCGCACATGGTACTCGATGCTCTCCTGGCGCCACCGGTAGTGTGCCAGGTGTCCCAGTTCGTGCGCGATCAGCCCCGCCAGCGTCTCCGGGCGCTCCCACCATCCCAGCTCCACAATCGTGTCGAGGCCGAGGTCGCACGCGGGCTTTCCCTGATATGTGGTCGCCCAGCCGCCGTAGCCGACCGGGATGATGACGAGCACCGGGTGCAGGTCGGTGCCGAGGGCCTCGCGTGTCCGCTCGGCGGTCGGCGCGAAGACGTCCAGAATGCGGTCATGCGCCTCGGCCATTGGCGCCATCCGTTCCGGCAGTGACGGCCAATGGCGCTGCAGCAAGTCGTCAGCCCAGTCCTGCCCATCCTCAACCATCGCGGCGGCATAGCGGGCGTGGATCTCGGGCTCCGCCTGCTGGAGCTGCGCCAGCCAGGCCGCGACCTGCTCAGCCGGTTCGAGACCGCTCTGCGCACGCCGGAGCTGGAGGAACTCCGGCCACAGGTCCACGACCACGGGCTCGTCAGGCGAGATCAACGGGCTGCCCCGTCTCGGCCGACTCGACCATCGCCACTAGGGCCTTCGTGATCTGCAGGCCATCCTCCCCCGTGATCGGCGGCGTCTCGTCCTTCAGGCAGCAGTTCACGAAATGCTGGAAGGCCTGGTAGACGAACCCGACCGGGACGCCCATGACCTGCCCGTACAGGATCCCGCGGTCCGCGGCCTTGGCGTTGGTGGCGAACTGGAACATCGGCAGCGCCGGGTCTATGTTCACATAGCCGTCGCTGCAGATCAACTCGAACTTGCTGTCCACCATGTACGGCATGCTCTCGGGCATGATCCAGCAGCTCTCGAAGTTGCCCACGCAGCCATTCTCGAACTCGACGGTGGCCTGGTAGAAGTCCGGGGTGTCAATCCCCAGACTCTGCAGCTTCCCCGACCGGCAGACGGCGTTGACGCGCCTGGCCTCGGACTTGAAGTACCAGCGGGCAATGTCGTAGCGGTGGCAGATCAGCCAGAAGGGCAGGCGGGTATTCCGCGACCATGAGAGCATCTGCGTGGGCACGTAGAGCGTGTTGTTCAGGCGGGCGTAGCAGTACATCGGGTCGCCCAGTTCGCCCCGCTCCAGGGCGTCCTTCGTCTGGGCGAAGGCATGCATCCAGCGGTTGGACCAGTTGACCATGAGCTGCTTGCCCGACGCCTTCTGGGCGGCCAGGATGGCCTCGGCGTCGGCAACGGTCGTCGCCATCGGCTTCTCCAGCAGCACATGCTTCCCGGCCGCCAGGGCCGCTTCGGCGACCTCGCGGTGTAGATGATCGGGCAGCACGAGCGAGACGGCCTCGATCTCATCGCGTGCGAACAGGTCGCGGTAGTCGGTGAACACGTGCCTGGCGCCATACTTGAGGCCCATGGCGCGGGCGCGCTCCTCGTTCAGGTCGCAGACCGCGACGAGGGTGGCGTTGGGGGCAGTAGCGGCACACTGGACGTGGCACTCGCCCTGCACGCCCACGCCGACGACGCCGTAGTTCAGGTTCCCCGGGGCAAAGGCTTCGACCATGGCAGATCACCTGCTGAATGTGATGGAGGCAGGTTCGCGCCGGGGCTGCGGATTCCCTGCCTGGGAATCAGACGGGCAGGCATCGCTGCCTGCCCGGGACGTCTGCGCGACGGCACTTTGGCCTAGGGGGACCACCGAATGGCGCCGCTGGCCACCGACCCGACCATGCTCTGGTACGAGTACCACTTGGCATGGCCGTCCATCATCCCGAAGTTCGCCCCCTCGTTGTGGCGGGTGGGCACGCAGCCGAGGTTGGTGATGCCCTGGCCCGTGGGGCAGCGGCCCGGTGTACCCCACCGGAAGTACGGTCCGGTGTACTGTGTGTCACCCATCAGCACCGTGGACGCGGGCATGGTGAAGGCCCCGAGGGCCGCCCCCGGGGTGATGCCCCCGTCGATGTTCCAGCCATAGCGGAGACCTGACCCGCTGGGGCAATAGCGGCACTGCGTGTTCTTGACGTACGGCTCAATCTTGTCCCACTGGCAGCGGTCGTCGGGGTTGCCCGTCCCGTCGCCCCCGACACCCGGCGCGTTGCAGCGGGTGCCGTGCTTGGGGAGGCGTTCGTCGTAGTCTTGCGCATACTGCAGCGCCCCAAGTATGAGCTGCTTCACGTTGCTCAAGCAGCTCGTCTGTCGGGCCTTCTCACGGGCCTTGGCGAAGACGGGGAACAGGATCGCCGCCAGGATGGCAATGATGGCGATCACCACCAACAGCTCGATGAGCGTGAAGCCGCGGCGCATGCGCGATCAGTCCTCTCACAGGGAGGTGCACGCGCGACCTGGCCCGCCGGGTGTACCCGGCGGCCTACCGAGGACGACACGTCATGCCGCCTACAGGCGTCGCAGTGCTCTCCGGCTGCCTACGGATGCCAGGTGAGGCTGCCGTTGGCTTCGGCCCCGCGCATGTTGACGTAGGAGTACCACTTGGCGTGGCCGTCAGCCAGGATGTAGTTGGCGCCGTCATTGTGGCGCAGCGGGATGCAGCCCCAGTTGGTGACCCCTTCGGTGACCGGGCACGAACCCGGGTCCCGCCCGCTAATGAACGGCGCGTTGCGCCCACCATCGCCCATGATGACCGTCTGAGCCGGCGACACGATGGTGCCGATGGCGAGGCCGATGCTGTTGTCCCGCATGCCGATGTTCCAGCCGATGCCCCAGGTGTTACTCGAACTTGGACAGGTGGCCATCTGGGTGTTCTTGACGTACGGCTGCATCTTGTTGAGTTGGCATACGTCGAGCTGGTTCGCGCCTGCGCCACCGCACTTGGTGCCATGTTTGGGGAGCCGCTCGTCGAAGTCCTGAGCGTACTGCATGGCCGCCAGGCCCCACTGCTTCAGGTTCGACAGACAACTGGTCTGCCGGGCTTTCTCACGGGCCTTGGCGAAGACGGGGAATAGGATCGCCGCCAGAATAGCGATGATGGCGATCACAACCAGCAACTCGATGAGGGTGAAACCACGGCGCATGTGAGCCACCTCCCGACCGGGATGTGAACGAGCATACGAACCGCTCCATTCCTTTTTTCGCCGTCCTCTTGCGGTTTCCTTCCGCTGTGGCCCGCGCCCGCGGAACTTCGCTCCCTATGGCGCCTGGAGGCAGGCGTCGTCACGACGCTTGCGGGAGGTCATGGCGGGGCTGCGGGGGAAGCTCTGGCGGAGTCCCTCCGCGACGCAAGGCGCCCATCCCCCTCCCACCGGAGGCTCCGGCATGGACAAGTGTATTGGTGTGCTGGCATGCCTGGCGGCCGCGATGGCCATGGCCCAGGCTGCGCCCCCGCTGGTCTGCCATCTGTCTGACTGTGCCAAGCGCACGCCGCAGTACCCGGGGATGCTGCGCGCCAGTGAAGTCTGCATGCGCAGTCTCGTCCCGCGCACTGCCAGCCAGAAGAGCCCCTACGACACGCTGCAGGCCCTTCGCGACTTCCACGTGACGCGCCTGGAGTGGACCTACAGCCTGACGCCCCAGTTCATCGCACAGGCGCAGGCGCTGGGGTGCACCGTCTCGGGCGCGGCGGCCAACGGCACCCTCGCCGGCGTGGACCATACGACGGCGGACTGGTTCATGGCCTTCAGCGCGCTCAATCTCAACGGCGAGGCGGTGGAGGCCCCGTGGATGCGGCCGTGGTCGGGGCACGCGCTGTGGCACTGTGTCAACAACCCTCGGGCCCGCGCGGGCTATCTGGCCTATGTGCAGAGCCTCGTGGACATGGGCGTCCGGGACATCCAGCGCGATGACCCCAGCATGAACCTCAACGCCACGAACTGGGGCGGCTGCTTCTGCCCGTACTGCCTGGCCGGCTTCCGCGAGTATCTCCAGCAACGCGGCGACCGCGAGCAACTGGCGAGGCTCGGGGTGGCCAGCCTGGCGCAGTTCGACTACGCGGCCTACTTGCGCGAGGGGGGCGCGCCCGTCGGCGATGCCTTCGCGCAGGTCCCACGGGACTACCTGAAGGACCAGTTCATC is part of the bacterium genome and encodes:
- a CDS encoding M20/M25/M40 family metallo-hydrolase, which produces MTRALLDEILVTHSPCGREEEVEAIALRRFGEYCDEVWQDAHSNIIGKIAGESSADATLLMAHKDEVSTMVRKIDDDGKIWFEPLGGTVPWRCGEGPYDVLGDEWLTGILSVGSTHSSHLSPRIHKAKHEKPLDWETCYLDCKLSKQELAERGVGVGSLGCISRLRKQPLYLRDKYVAGRALDDKAALVSLFVAMKEIKASGRRPPLDVYFAATASEEIGISGGAYVVRSLIADRTVNTVIAAEIAPVAEEYPTVLDERPVILMKDAMFVYHPGLCRELTQTCDRLRLGHQEIVVRSFGSDTSMTVKYGTIGRAGCVGFATENTHGCEVALVAAIENVGKLLAGFVLGKNPVRTKRGGKTKRAKG
- a CDS encoding Gfo/Idh/MocA family oxidoreductase, which produces MVEAFAPGNLNYGVVGVGVQGECHVQCAATAPNATLVAVCDLNEERARAMGLKYGARHVFTDYRDLFARDEIEAVSLVLPDHLHREVAEAALAAGKHVLLEKPMATTVADAEAILAAQKASGKQLMVNWSNRWMHAFAQTKDALERGELGDPMYCYARLNNTLYVPTQMLSWSRNTRLPFWLICHRYDIARWYFKSEARRVNAVCRSGKLQSLGIDTPDFYQATVEFENGCVGNFESCWIMPESMPYMVDSKFELICSDGYVNIDPALPMFQFATNAKAADRGILYGQVMGVPVGFVYQAFQHFVNCCLKDETPPITGEDGLQITKALVAMVESAETGQPVDLA
- a CDS encoding DUF1559 domain-containing protein; protein product: MRRGFTLIELLVVIAIIAILAAILFPVFAKAREKARQTSCLSNLKQWGLAAMQYAQDFDERLPKHGTKCGGAGANQLDVCQLNKMQPYVKNTQMATCPSSSNTWGIGWNIGMRDNSIGLAIGTIVSPAQTVIMGDGGRNAPFISGRDPGSCPVTEGVTNWGCIPLRHNDGANYILADGHAKWYSYVNMRGAEANGSLTWHP
- a CDS encoding DUF1559 domain-containing protein; translated protein: MRRGFTLIELLVVIAIIAILAAILFPVFAKAREKARQTSCLSNVKQLILGALQYAQDYDERLPKHGTRCNAPGVGGDGTGNPDDRCQWDKIEPYVKNTQCRYCPSGSGLRYGWNIDGGITPGAALGAFTMPASTVLMGDTQYTGPYFRWGTPGRCPTGQGITNLGCVPTRHNEGANFGMMDGHAKWYSYQSMVGSVASGAIRWSP